GTTTTTGCCGATGTTACGATGCAAACTTTTAGTTATAGAGAGAACTTAGCATTCGACTTTTATCAGGCTAAAGACGACTCTATTCATTCAAAACCCCTTTTGTTGTTGGTTCACGGCGGCGGATTTTCCGGTGGGAAAAGAGATAATCCTTTAGAAAAAAAGTTTAGTGAAGTGATGGCTAAAAAAGGATTTGCGGTAGCTTCTATGAGTTACCGATTGCTAAGAAAAGGAAAAGGCTTTAATTGCGAAACGCCTGCGCATGAGAAGATAGAAACCTTTGCATGGGCTGCGGATGATGTGTTACAAGCTACTTCCCATATTTTGGAAAATGCCGCTAGCTTAGGTGTCAATCCTCAAAAAATTATTTTGGTGGGCAGTAGTGCGGGTGCTGAAGCTATTTTACATGCGGCTTTTATGCAAAAACTCCCTGCATTTCAAAACCCGATGTATGCACATATTCGCTATGCTGGAGTGATTTCTTTTGCGGGAGCGATGCTGAATGTGGATTATATTTCTAAAGAAAATGCCGTTCCATCCTTATTTTTTCATGGTAAAAAAGACAACCTAGTTCCTTATAAAACAGCATCACATCATTATTGTGATAAAAATGCACCTGGGTATTTGGTGTTAGATGGCTCTAAAACGATTGCAAAAAGACTTCGTTATTTTGAAATTGCTCAAACTATAGCGGTTGATGCCCAAGGAAATCACGACTGGGCTAATTTGGCGTTCGCCCAAACTAACATGATTACAAGCTTTATCAATACGGCAATTTTA
The sequence above is drawn from the Cellulophaga sp. Hel_I_12 genome and encodes:
- a CDS encoding alpha/beta hydrolase; the encoded protein is MLLVLNLFGFSALAQERYVDEVFADVTMQTFSYRENLAFDFYQAKDDSIHSKPLLLLVHGGGFSGGKRDNPLEKKFSEVMAKKGFAVASMSYRLLRKGKGFNCETPAHEKIETFAWAADDVLQATSHILENAASLGVNPQKIILVGSSAGAEAILHAAFMQKLPAFQNPMYAHIRYAGVISFAGAMLNVDYISKENAVPSLFFHGKKDNLVPYKTASHHYCDKNAPGYLVLDGSKTIAKRLRYFEIAQTIAVDAQGNHDWANLAFAQTNMITSFINTAILNNGDPKKNIKLRRK